From a region of the Besnoitia besnoiti strain Bb-Ger1 chromosome I, whole genome shotgun sequence genome:
- a CDS encoding putative GCN1 (encoded by transcript BESB_009840): MSADTLPEGAHNGVSPSAREGFEGASDPVSMTDALRAASLAARGGTLPGELAASLDVVLALLQSNSAEGDSPEELPAALDAATVKILTSAVGLHIPVTPETAKAASAQLQQILQVVCKALVLEVRAAGCSSGAAASDDVLPTLTAFCLGAQHALKRLKTASATVAAAGVGRYFAVLLDVIQQLSDPEAQLFFQHQACGSVFSAALALLGRALAPDAAAAAEAAIRASGSQDSVTQLEQQMFQPNAGSSNAILRGKAVHLLERLCDISPSVRELLQQDISKGLASPLAEGACGPYVSVFVVGRYLRQTLLSNAAKTRGTANKGGSSAAKHTAADDEKAKLLAAKKAEALEMRQTMLEVYVQAVVEARQPPAALLSAAFRPLLSLVQEGDWATLLPPLQRSLKRTPNAALAAAVSLFSSSSVECSSCLTSVCDQGLLDIVKSSSTTTTETARLQTALQVIGLLAQRCSDTAALVQVVLKRLYEPLKKGSFTKAGERIAFLAALSECLLSPHLRRRFPSELREEWLSDFASGKTSFFLTSLQNELNEEVKVAVCRVVGLLLAVSLPLAPEPDALKPFVAALSKLLSLPGAGTATGKSASSSPRLAAAALEALTVAAVSQRSRVAGLGVLREASAAAAALLPVATTKVGLRPQCLQAWALLSLLEDLRANEEGSAGAAAGDKEATDLVPKNAAQLIVEEDSYLNSLVAMEKAQEAEELRSQLRFFSILCARRPLVLSAVAYGFPHQLSTEPLLLAGSGAGFLNLGDRAQVPFPLESFGPACSLLSGFHFGVVRLLMTVMQRRLQGASAGDEETSASPAPRGTPAASSSLSRPFGATSSFFLSRLQQAVRTVPEFVDLLLLAFYFQLARFSAPVGTPAASRSVAQAAAGNAAPSSSASTSAVGVPPSAAALRSTLRFLLTLRYPQASTAPALAHGGPAAPSPQFNALLLLCLMHPLLLQSRKKSGGHVIRACLVRVQALCGADAAGAGETESKKKKKPGLVAWDTLFGLLPLAAQAGCSTSEATGGYRDALFGLVEGLRGLCLAAKTEERIEKTPPGAASRKKKSCGEVAARDEEDLGGKPSRSGRAEEASTRQSSVPISLLLRGLESAAKAACSQLAGLLGTEEMKAFSEQDVALYFARDDELYREEGTYQAQEVEAKNVKKNKFQSALYGDLADEIQQEPKTRAGAGASKSSAKPTGAAGVHRAGATASARKDARGARPGHGAGGAAAGSGNQTKADLEAEELALQQAQRRRMRASVERTEYALQCLGLLGECMPGAVEALFSVQDEGGKAKAVAEDASQAAGGRHAEGGSVRLQVAFQDLMRSPLVSMEALKTLRRIVNGGLVPQAVVPRRSVLPDALLRVGLSLPLEEADVQLLATIHPKAVLSPAAAALILPVVSAILQNAQSSGLPASQQAMELLRQQLQLRAPLHEREVLGCLSCSLRAHPSLVSTAATALQDFCAYLLARREKKRDDACDAETEEADQTSLLETLLNVAVADDATVRRAVVEALQVAPKDFLKKHLECIAYLLVLQQDVKEGDEDADAKRTQLAASKLLKSVWVQNEVVNKERLGDVGVLLRTPHKGFQLLAAKAFASLVADLGGASQLDVAMSALPQLFSWYLLESYPEGAEKAAARRARRAAEKSGAAAEGAERGARGGDAKPTIAYQKKEAKDPFFVGGKGRKTQGGSPGSPASPQPTADAREGEKNGGGGASPNLKTLEAHGAAARPATRGEEEEQQESLNMKLGVARTLQCLAERRLLAWEEAVQEVLRFLLTSALTTVEAIEDEGLQQALLAAGVAAIQNCATENEEDGGQAVRQELFHVVEKASKKGVSACGAAGEGKKARSVDASEVQAVLNVACSVFFGAIAEKLDGSDPTVKKIIKELIACIVDPRAPSPDVQRTISRALSPLVRLCASGGATPAGEVSESQAFCFSLLSQMLDAALTGDDIVVRRGGARGLGGIVKGLGILTLKTQHVMDALKEAMESKDGVRRQGALLCIEALSDALGRLFEPYTLHTLSLLLSSFSDTAFPVRLAAQQAARQIMAQLSGHGVKLILPTLIEKLEDPQWRTKVGSIELLGAMTHCAPRQLASCLPQVVPLLSEVMSDTCFPKVRESARDALFAIAEVISNPEIKQLAPKLIETLVDPTTENTKRMLEVLLTTSFRNSVDAPSLALVCPIAIRGLRERGSETKHKAANIVGSMVCLATEPKDFLPYLPQILVHLQSTLVDPIPHVRAAAARAFGTIAKGVGEEHLSDVLSWLFRTLKTSESSVERSGAAYGLSEVLVALGPERLKAFLPDILANATDQQAPPDVREGYLGLFVYLPTAFRESFQDYVPEVLPVLLGGLADNAEPVREVSLRACDVCVQQYAQTHTALLLRPLEDGLFSPDWRIRQSSVTLIGTLLDRLLRGCGEGVAAEDVMQTEILSLERRAFILSSLYIIRSDEAAAVRQTAVQVWKSLVSNSPRTLKELLPILTKRLISNLAASSALPGGEEKQRVAARCIGSLAHKLGDAVLPQLLPCLEQSLRSPDASTRRGVCVGLAEVVASAPRATLVEHMSPLLQTVRSALADHDASVQHAASRAAGCLIDGLGSDASDRILPPMLSQLIEPAVYTREQAAKVFTSLREAQLQGFELLLQEQTQAVLPRLLALVGDASRPLDASKLRLLGSCATIQPLERLQRNLKRILQLLLGACCQTALPESADSTLLWTEALAAALRLIKRLDAEGITLLVAVLEEELRNVNPIVELTAHGRQQLLSRSAATAARAAYQNAAGAGKSKRDDDGEDGEEAGAAKTATSTFAPIAATAFLNMKELRAHPDFMKFVETDPLNGRRRRAIGEVFLLLLWSRGVNSMVPFLEHILQLVLPMALADPAEEALVAGGACLAALHVQIRREELLGIIPELHGTVLKFVADPVTGKPVGSQVLVLPGLAISKKEPATFALSPAPLPPAFPPFSSASLLAAEPPNPCPSTFETLALIYQQGLMYGTSTIREASARALQQLVLHASASAVEPMAVKLAGPLIRTVGDKFCGQVKGAILLAIRALLLKAGLSVKPLLPQLQTTLLKCIVDPHPTVRTLGCRIIGTVTSLNVSTRVEGLLGDLVGLIQNAAATGAGALQVSLLQAVSNVLRSLTARCSGATYAKVLDATWEGVRSRQEEEAKVAAGQAISVLLLKHASREDALAFLRDQVLDSGNQFEADSRLAACLVLTPIFRGGRDGWEILKDSDIEDEIFVLIGTLLEDQASAVQRAALDVFRVAAACSRHDQAVARHCFKLVGNAKAAAAAAGVTNTGALLACLRGLRSLAKHSTALLADKRERYLLDTCDLASLYLFHQSPVVKLQAEAVFRYALRVSGSEDGRDEAGIFEALQQLQAGGFDPRRLQQLSEYAKRVLTRTAQSTNQLSDTDDEEEDSQEDLNDFDWMA, translated from the exons ATGAGTGCGGATACGCTGCCTGAAGGCGCTCACAATGGAGTGAGCCCTTCGGCCCGGGAGGGCTTtgagggcgcgagcgacccTGTGTCGATGACGGACGCTCTCCGTGCCGCTTCGCTGGCAGCTCGCGGGGGAACTCTCCCGGGTGAGTTGGCTGCTTCTCTAGACGTCGTGCTCGCTCTCCTTCAGTCGAATTCTGCAGAGGGAGACTCTCCAGAGGAGTTGCCTGCTGCGCTGGATGCCGCCACAGTCAAGATCCTCACCAGCGCAGTCGGCCTGCACATTCCCGTCACACCGGAGACGGCCAAAGCGGCGTCGGCTCAGCTTCAGCAGATTCTGCAGGTTGTTTGCAAAGCTCTGGTGCTTgaagtccgcgccgccggttgCTCGTCGGGAGCAGCCGCCAGCGATGACGTGTTGCCAACACTGACGGCTTTCTGTTTGGGCGCACAGCACGCTCTCAAACGTCTGAAGACGGCATCAGCCACTGTTGCAGCGGCTGGAGTTGGGCGGTACTTCGCTGTGCTCCTGGATGTCATCCAGCAGCTGAGTGACCCCGAAGCACAGCTGTTCTTTCAGCACCAGGCATGCGGCTCGGTTTTCTCGGCGGCCCTCGCGCTCTTGGGTCGAGCTCTCGCGCCCgatgcggccgccgcagcagaggcagcgatCCGGGCGAGCGGCTCACAGGACAGCGTGACACAGCTTGAGCAACAGATGTTCCAGCCCAACGCGGGGAGTTCCAACGCCATTCTCCGAGGAAAAGCCGTCCATCTGCTGGAGCGACTCTGCGACATCTCACCATCCGTCCGCGAACTGCTCCAGCAGGACATCTCGAAGGGCCTCGCGTCACCCCTCGCGGAAGGGGCTTGTGGACCGTACGTTTCTGTCTTCGTTGTCGGGCGCTATCTGCGCCAGACCTTGCTGAGCAACGCCGCGAAAACGCGAGGAACAGCCAACAAAGGAGGCTCCAGCGCTGCAAAGCACACGGCTGCTGACGACGAAAAGGCCAAACTTTTGGCCGCCAAaaaggcagaggcgctggaaaTGAGGCAGACCATGCTCGAGGTGTATGTTCAG GCAGTTGTGGAGGCCCGACAGCCccccgccgctctcctctccgcagcgtttcgccctcttctttcGCTCGTTCAAGAAGGAGACTGGGCGACTCTCCTGCccccgctgcagcgcagcctgAAGCGCACTCCGAATGCGGCGCTGGCTgcggccgtctctctcttttcgtcttcttctgtcgAGTGCAGCAG CTGCTTGACTTCTGTCTGCGACCAAGGCCTCCTCGACATCGTGAAAAGCAGCAGCACTACAACAACCGAGACTGCTCGACTGCAGACGGCGCTGCAAGTTATCGGCttgctcgcgcagcgctgcagcgacACGGCTGCTCTGGTCCAGGTCGTCTTAAAGCGTCTCTACGAGCCGCTCAAGAAAGGCAGTTTCACGAAGGCTGGAGAGAGAATCGCTTTCCTTGCG GCCCTGTCGGAGTGCCTTCTGTCGCCACatctgcgccggcgcttccCGTCGGAGTTGCGCGAGGAATGGCTTTCGGACTTTGCGTCCGGTAAGACTTCGTTCTTCCTCACGTCTCTGCAGAACGAACTGAACGAAGAAGTGAAGGTGGCAGTCTGCCGAGTTGtcggccttctcctcgccgtgTCGCTTCCCCTGGCGCCGGAGCCAGATGCCCTGAAGCCCTTCGTCGCTGCCCTGTCCaagctcctctctctgccgggAGCAGGGACCGCCACTGGCAAGTCTGCGtcatcgtcgccgcggctggctgccgcagctctcGAAGCGCTCACCGTCGCGGCGGTCAGCCAGCGGAGCCGCGTGGCGGGCCTTGGCGTCCTcagggaggcgagcgccgccgctgcggctctgctgcCGGTCGCGACGACGAAAGTcggtctgcggccgcagtgTCTGCAAGCCTGGgcgctgctctctctcttggaAGACCTGCGGGCGAACGAGGAgggctccgcaggcgccgcagcaggagacAAAGAGGCGACGGATCTCGTGCCAAAGAACGCCGCGCAACTGATCGTCGAAGAGGACTCCTACCTCAACAGCTTAGTCGCCATGGAGAAG GCccaggaagcggaggagctgcgtTCGCAGCTTCGTTTCTTCAGCATCCtctgtgcgcggcgccccctCGTTCTGTCGGCCGTCGCGTACGGCTTTCCGCATCAACTGTCCACCGagcctcttctcctcgctgggAGCGGAGCCGGTTTCCTGAATCTCGGTGACCGCGCGCAAGTCCCTTTTCCTCTCGAGTCTTTCGGCCCCGCTTGCTCTCTTCTGTCTGGCTTCCACTTTGGAGTTGTGCGCCTCCTCATGACCGTCATGCAGCGGCGTCTTcagggcgcctccgcgggcgacgaggagacttcggcctctcctgcgcctcggggAACGCCCGCAGCTTCCTCCAGCCTGTCGCGGCCCTTCGGCGCGACGTCAtcgttcttcctctcccgcctCCAACAAGCCGTCCGCACTGTCCCTGAGTTTGTTGActtgcttcttctcgcgttcTACTTCCAGCTGGCGCGTTTCTCCGCGCCGGTCGGGACGCCCGCAGCGTCTCGGTCTGTCGCTCAGGCTGCGGCAGGAAACGCAGCGCCGTCGAGCTCTGCGTCGACTTCGGCCGTCGGCGTCCCtccgtctgccgcggcgctccgctCCACGCTGAGGTTCCTCCTCACGCTGCGCTACCCGCAGGCCTCCACTGCGCCTGCGCTTGCGCACGgcggccctgcggcgccttcgccgcagttcaacgccctgctgctgctctgcCTGATGCatccgctgctgcttcagTCTCGCAAGAAGTCTGGGGGCCACGTGATCCGCGCGTGTCTCGTGCGCGTCCAGGCGCtgtgcggcgccgacgccgcgggcgctggagagaccgagtcgaaaaagaagaagaagcccgGCCTCGTTGCCTGGGATACTCTTTTCGGGCTCttgcctctcgccgcgcaaGCCGGCTGCTCGACGAGCGAAGCCACGGGCGGCTACAGGGATGCGCTCTTCGGGCTCGTCGAGGGGCTGAGAGGCCTCTGTCTGGCAGCCAAAACGGAGGAACGGATAGAGAAGAcgccccccggcgccgccagccggaagaagaagagctgcGGCGAGGTGGCTGCGCGTGACGAGGAAGACCTGGGAGGCAAGCCGAGCAGGAGTGgtcgcgccgaagaggcctcGACGCGTCAGAGCAGCGTGCCGATTTCTTTGTTGCTCAGGGGCCTCGAGTCGGCTGCCAAGGCTGCATGCAGCCAGCTTGCGGGCTTGTTGGGCACGGAGGAAATGAAGGCTTTCTCCGAGCAAGACGTCGCGCTCTACTttgcgcgcgacgacgagcttTACCGCGAAGAAGGGACTTACCAGGCGCAGGAAGTCGAGGCGAAAAACGTGAAGAAGAACAAGTTCCAGAGCGCCTTGTACGGCGACCTCGCAGACGAAATCCAGCAAGAGCCCAAGACACGGGCAGGCGCCGGAGCCTCGAAGAGCTCCGCCAAGCccacaggcgccgccggcgtgcaccgcgcgggcgccactgcgtcggcgcggaaagatgcgcgaggcgcgcggcctggtcacggcgccggcggcgcagctgccgggAGTGGCAACCAGACGAAGGCAGACTTGGAGGCCGAGGAgctcgctctgcagcaggcgcagcgtcgccgcatgcgcgccagCGTCGAGCGGACGGAGTACGCGTTGCAGTGCCTGGGACTCTTGGGGGAGTGCATGCCTGGCGCAGTGGAGGCTCTCTTTTCGGTTCAGGACGAGGgcgggaaggcgaaggccgttGCCGAGGACGCTAgccaggcggcggggggcaggCACGCGGAGGGGGGAAGTGTGCGCCTGCAGGTTGCCTTCCAGGATCTCATGCGCAGCCCCCTGGTGAGCATGGAGGCGCTgaagacgctgcggcggatcGTGAATGGCGGGCTGGTGCCGCAGGCCGTCgttccgcggcgcagcgttcTCCCcgatgcgctgctgcgcgtggggTTGAGCCTGCCGCTAGAAGAGGCGGacgtgcagctgctggcaACTATCCACCCGAAGGCAGTCCtgtcgccggctgcggcggcgttgaTTCTGCCTGTCGTCTCGGCGATTCTTCAGAACGCCCAGAGTTCCGGCCTGCCGGCCTCGCAGCAGGCCATGgagctcctccgccagcagctgcagctgcgcgcgccgttGCATGAGCGCGAAGTTctcggctgcctctcctgttcgctccgcgcgcatCCGTCGCTAGTCAGcacggccgcgacggcgctgcaggactTTTGCGCATacctcctcgcgcgcagggagaagaaacgcgacgACGCTtgcgacgcggagactgAGGAAGCTGACCAGACGTCGCTCCTGGAGACGCTTCTGAacgtcgcggtcgccgacGATGCCACGGTGCGGCGCGCAGTCGTCGAGGCCCTCCAGGTCGCCCCCAAGGACTTCCTCAAGAAGCACCTCGAGTGCATCGCGTACTTGCTCGTTCTGCAGCAAGACGTcaaagagggcgacgaagacgcagacgcgaagcgcacgcagctcgccgccagcAAGCTGCTCAAATCCGTCTGGGTGCAGAACGAAGTTGTCAACAAGGAGAGACTCGGGGACGTCGGCGTGCTCCTGCGGACGCCCCACAAGGGCTTCCAGCTCCTG gcggcgaaggccttcgcctcgctcgtcgcggacttgggcggcgcgagccagCTCGACGTGGCGATGTCTGCGTTGCCGCAGCTATTTTCTTGGTATCTGCTGGAGTCGTAtcccgagggcgcggagaaggcggcggcgcgtcgcgcgcggcgtgcggctgagaagagcggcgcggctgcagagggcgcggagcgcggcgcgcgcgggggcgATGCGAAGCCGACCATTGCGTACCAGAAAAAGGAGGCAAAAGACCCGTTTTTCGTCGGCGGGAAGGGCCGAAAGACGCAAGGCGGCTCGCCtggctcgccggcgtcgccgcagccgaccGCCGAtgcacgcgaaggcgagaagaacggcgggggaggggcgagTCCGAACCTGAagacgctggaggcgcacGGAGCCGCGGCACGgcctgcgacgcgcggagaagaagaggagcagCAGGAGTCGTTGAACATGAAGCTGGGTGTGGCGCGGACGCTGCAGTGcctcgcagagaggcggctgctggcgtgGGAAGAAGCCGTTCAGGAAGTGCTTCGCTTTTTGCTGACTTCCGCGTTGACAACAGTCGAGGCGATCGAGGACGAgggcctgcagcaggcgctgctcgctgcaGGTGTGGCGGCGATTCAGAACTGCGCGAcggagaacgaggaggacggcgggcAGGCGGTGCGCCAAGAGCTCTTCCACGTCGTGGAGAAAGCGTCGAAGaagggcgtctccgcgtgcggcgcggcgggcgaaggcaagaaggcgcgcagcgtgGACGCGTCTGAAGTGCAGGCGGTGTTGAACGTCGCCTGCTCCGTCTTTTTCGGCGCGATTGCGGAGAAGCTGGACGGCTCGGATCCCACGGTGAAGAAGATCATCAAGGAGTTGATTGCCTGCATCGTcgacccgcgcgcgccctcgccagaCGTCCAGCGCACgatctcgcgcgcgctgtctccgctggttcgcctctgcgcgtcgggcggcgccacgcctgcaggcgaggtCTCCGAGAGCCaggccttctgcttctcgctgctgtcgcagATGCTGGACGCCGCGCTGACGGGCGACGACATCGtggtgcggcgcggcggcgcgcggggttTGGGCGGCATCGTCAAAGGGCTGGGCATTCTCACGCTCAAGACGCAGCACGTGATGGACGCGCTCAAGGAGGCGATGGAGAGCAAGGAcggcgtgcggcgccagGGCGCGTTGCTCTGCATCGAGGCGTTGTCTGACGCCCTCGGCCGGCTCTTCGAGCCCTACACGCTGCAcacgctctctctgctcctgAGCAGCTTCTCCGACACAGCCTTCCccgtgcgcctcgccgcccagcAGGCAGCCAGGCAGATCATGGCGCAGCTCAGCGGCCATGGCGTGAAGCTCATCCTCCCCACGCTGATTGAGAAGCTCGAAGACCCGCAGTGGCGAACCAAAGTCGGCAGCATCGAGCTTCTCGGCGCCATGACTcactgcgcgccgcggcaactcgcctcctgcctcccGCAGGTCGTCCCCCTCCTCAGCGAAGTCATGTCAGACACGTGCTTCCCTAAAGTCCGCGAaagcgcccgcgacgccctctTCGCTATCGCGGAGGTCATATCTAATCCAGAAATCAAGCAGCTCGCCCCGAAG CTCATCGAGACGCTCGTGGATCCGACGACGGAGAATACGAAGCGCATGCTCGAGGTTCTGCTGACGACATCTTTCCGGAATTCCGTGGACGCTCCCTCGCTGGCACTGGTGTGCCCGATTGCCattcgcggcctgcgcgagcgcggctcgGAGACGAAGCACAAAGCGGCGAATATCGTGGGGTCCATGGTGTGTCTGGCGACGGAGCCGAAGGACTTCCTGCCCTACCTCCCGCAGATTCTCGTGCACCTGCAGTCGACGCTCGTGGATCCGATTCCGCATGtgcgtgcggcggctgcgcgtgcctTCGGCACGATTGCCAagggcgtcggcgaggagcACCTGAGCGACGTGCTTTCGTGGCTCTTTCGCACACTCAAGACTTCGGAGAGCTCCGTGGAGCGCAGCGGGGCGGCCTACGGGCTGTCCGAagtcctcgtcgcgctcggGCCTGAGCGCCTCAAGGCCTTCCTGCCTGACATCCTCGCGAACGCCACCgaccagcaggcgccgcccgacgTCCGCGAGGGATACCTCGGCTTGTTTGTCTACTTGCCCACGGCATTCCGCGAGAGTTTCCAGGACTACGTGCCCGAAGTCCTGCCGGTGcttctcggcggcctcgccgacaACGCCGAGCCCGTCCGCGAagtctcgctgcgcgcctgcgacgtcTGCGTCCAGCAGTatgcgcagacgcacaccGCGCTCCTGCTGCGGCCCCTGGAGGACGGGCTCTTCAGCCCCGACTGGCGCATTCGCCAGAGCTCCGTGACGCTCATTGGCACGCTCCTCgatcgtctgctgcgcggctgcggcgaaggcgtcgcggcggaggacgtgATGCAGACGGAGATCCTGAGTCTGGAGCGCCGTGCGTTCATCCTCAGCTCGCTCTACATCATTCGCTCCGACGAAGCGGCGGCCGTCAGGCAGACAGCTGTCCAAGTCTGGAAGAGCCTCGTCTCCAACAGCCCGCGCACGCTCAAGGAACTCCTCCCCATCCTCACCAAGCGACTCATCAGCAacctcgccgcctcctccgcactccccggaggcgaagaaaagcaacgcgtcgccgcccgctgcaTCGGAAGCCTCGCGCACAAACTTGGAGACGCGGTGCTGCCCCAGCTGCTGCCCTGCCTCGAGCAG TCTCTCAGGAGCCCAGATGCCTCGACGCGTCGGGGCGTGTGCGTGGGTTTGGCGGAAGTtgtcgcctcggcgccgcgcgccactCTGGTGGAGCACATGTCTCCGTTGCTGCAAACGGTTCGCTCGGCGTTAGCCGATCACGACGCGTCGGTTCAgcacgcagcgagccgcgcggcaggctgcCTCATCGACGGcctcggcagcgacgcctcagACCGCATCCTGCCCCCGATGCTGTCGCAGCTCATCGAGCCCGCGGTGTACACGCGTGAACAGGCTGCGAAGGTTTTCacgtcgctgcgcgaggctcAGCTGCAAGGCTTCGagttgctgctgcaggagcagacgcaggccgTCCTGCCGCGACTCCTCGCACTCGTCGGAGACGCATCGCGGCCCCTGGACGCCTCCAagcttcgccttcttggCTCATGCGCCACAATTCAGCCTCTCGAGAGACTGCAGCGCAACCTCAAGCGAAtcctgcagctcctcctcggcgcctgctgtcAGACAG CTCTGCCTGAGAGTGCGGACTCGACGCTGCTGTGgacggaggcgctcgcggcggcgctgcggctgatCAAGCGCCTGGACGCGGAGGGGATCACGCTGCTCGTGGCAGTTTTGGAGGAAGAGCTGCGAAACGTGAACCCGATCGTCGAGCTCACTGCGCACGGTCGCCAGCAGCTACTctcgcgaagcgcggcgactgcggcgcgggctgcgtACCAGAACGCGGCGGGGGCCGGCAAGTCCaagcgagacgacgacggggaggacggcgaggaggcgggcgccgcgaagaccgCGACGTCGACCTTCGCGCCGATCGCCGCCACGGCCTTCTTGAACATGAAGGAGTTGCGGGCACATCCGGACTTCATGAAGTTTGTTGAAACCGACCCCCTGaacggcaggcgcagacgtgCCATCGGAGAAGtctttctgctgctgctctgGTCGCGCGGCGTCAACTCCATGGTGCCCTTCCTCGAACACATCCTCCAGCTCGTCCTCCCCATGGCGCTAGCCGACCCCGCCGAAGAGGCCCTTgtcgccggaggcgcgtgcCTGGCTGCCCTCCACGTGCAAATCAGacgcgaggagctgctcgGAATCATTCCCGAG CTGCACGGTACAGTGCTGAAGTTCGTGGCGGATCCGGTGACTGGGAAGCCAGTTGGCAGCCAAGTGCTGGTGCTGCCTGGACTGGCGATCTCGAAGAAGGAGCCCGCGACGTTCGcgctgtctcccgcgccgctACCGCCCGCGTTCCCGCCcttcagcagcgcctcgctgctggcaGCTGAGCCGCCGAATCCGTGCCCGTCGACGTTCGAGACGCTGGCGCTGATTTACCAGCAGGGACTGATGTATGGCACCTCGACGATTCGggaggcctccgcccgcgcgctccagcagctcgtCCTGCATGCaagcgcctctgcagtcGAGCCCATGGCGGTGAAGCTCGCGGGTCCGCTCATTCGCACGGTCGGCGACAAGTTCTGCGGCCAGGTGAAGGGCGCAATCCTCCTCGCCATCCG agcgctgctgctgaaggctGGCCTGAGTGTGaagcctctgctgccgcagctccaGACGACGCTGCTGAAGTGCATCGTCGATCCTCATCCCACTGTGCGCACTCTCGGCTGCCGCATCATTGGCACGGTCACGTCGCTTAATGTGAGCACGCGCGTGGAAGGACTTCTTGGAGACCTGGTCGGCCTCATTCagaacgcggcggcgaccggaGCCGGTGCGCTGCAGGTTTCTCTTCTCCAG GCGGTTTCAAACGTCCTTCGCAGCCTCACAGCTCGGTGCTCCGGAGCGACCTACGCGAAGGTCCTCGACGCCACGTGGGAAGGCGTGCGGAGCCGgcaggaagaggaggcgaaagtCGCGGCCGGTCAGGCGATCTCCGTGCTCCTTCTGAAGCATGCGAGCCGCGAGGATGCGCTCGCTTTCTTGCGCGACCAAGTTCTCGACAGCGGCAACCAATTCGAAGCGGACAGCCGCTTG GCCGCTTGCCTCGTCCTGACTCCGATTTTCCGTGGAGGCCGAGACGGTTGGGAAATCCTGAAGGACTCAGACATCGAAGACGAGATATTCGTGCTCATCGGCACTCTCCTGGAAGACCAGGCGAGCGCCGTCCAGCGCGCAGCTCTCGATGTCTTCCGAGTTGCAGCGGCTTGCAGCAG ACACGACCAAGCGGTTGCGCGTCACTGCTTCAAGCTCGTTGGCAACGCgaaggctgctgcggcggcggcgggcgtgaCGAACACAGGAGCCCTTCTCGCTTGTCTCCGGGGCCTGCGAAGCCTCGCCAAGCACTCCACCGCTCTGCTGGCAGACAAGCGCGAGCGCTACTTGCTCGACACCTGCGACTTGGCGTCGCTCTATCTCTTCCATCAGTCTCCGGTTGTCAAGCTTCAG GCCGAGGCCGTTTTCCGCTACGCGCTCCGTGTGTCGGGCAGCGAAGATGGACGCGATGAAGCTGGGATCTTCGAAGCTCTTCAGCAACTGCAGGCAGGCGGTTTCGATCCTCGCAGACTCCAGCAGCTCTCTGAGTACGCGAAGCGTGTCCTGACACGCACGGCTCAGTCCACCAACCAACTCTCAGAcacggacgacgaggaagaagacagccaAGAGGATCTGAACGACTTCGACTGGATGGCCTAG